Proteins encoded together in one Lathyrus oleraceus cultivar Zhongwan6 chromosome 5, CAAS_Psat_ZW6_1.0, whole genome shotgun sequence window:
- the LOC127084040 gene encoding putative lipase ROG1 isoform X1, protein MASVESEERVPQVQNSVDEDTNNNVEELNNKIKNTKTKKRNKNYFPRFGCFRIEHDDTGDGFDIQVVDASGHSSNPTHLIVMVNGLIGSAENWKYAAKQFLKRYPYDAIVHCSESNSSKLTFDGVDVTGDRLAEEVISVIKRHPSVQKISFIAHSLGGLIARYAIAKLYERDISKELSQGNEHCESQISKQECHDRKYEGKIAGLEPINFITSATPHLGCRGHKQVPLFCGFRSLEKTASRLSWFLGKTGKHLFLTDGKNGKPPLLLQMVHDSEDIKFMSALGSFKRRVAYANIRYDQMVGWSTSSIRHRNELPKRRHLKRHEKYPHIVNEETAKPTSVPEEVPIKSKVSCRSCKIDLEEEMIRGLTTLSWDRVDVSFSGSRQKYLAHNAIQVQTYSINSDGADVVQHMIDDFRL, encoded by the exons ATGGCTTCCGTGGAATCAGAAGAACGAGTTCCCCAAGTTCAAAACAGCGTCGATGAAGACACAAACAACAACGTAGAGGAGCTCAATAACAAAATCAAAAACACCAAAACGAAGAAGAGGAATAAGAACTATTTCCCTAGATTTGGTTGTTTTAGAATCGAACACGATGATACAGGTGATGGTTTTGATATACAAGTTGTTGATGCTTCAGGTCACAGTTCTAACCCTACTCACTTGATCGTTATGGTTAATGGTCTCATTGGAAG TGCTGAGAATTGGAAATATGCTGCTAAACAGTTTCTGAAAAGGTACCCCTATGATGCTATTGTACATT GCAGTGAAAGTAATTCTTCAAAGTTGACATTTGATGGTGTTGATGTAACAGGAGATAGATTAGCAGAGGAG GTTATATCAGTTATAAAACGCCACCCAAGTGTTCAGAAAATTTCATTTATAGCTCATTCTTTAGGTGGCTTGATTGCAAGGTATGCAATAGCCAAGCTTTATGAACGAGATATTTCGAAGGAACTATCTCAAGGGAATGAACATTGTGAGAGTCAGATTTCAAAGCAAGAATGTCATGATAGAAAATATGAAGGAAAAATTGCAGGACTGGAGCCTATTAATTTTATTACGTCTGCAACGCCACACCTTGGTTGTAGAGGGCATAAGCAG GTTCCTCTGTTTTGTGGATTTCGCTCTTTGGAGAAAACAGCATCTCGTCTTTCATGGTTTCTTGGTAAAACAGGAAAGCACCTATTTTTAACTGATGGTAAGAATGGAAAGCCTCCTCTTCTTCTCCAGATGGTCCATGACTCCGAAGATATTAAATTCAT GTCTGCTTTGGGGTCCTTCAAACGCCGCGTTGCCTATGCAAATATTCGTTATGACC AGATGGTTGGATGGAGCACATCGTCTATAAGGCATAGAAACGAGCTTCCAAAG CGTCGACATCTTAAAAGACACGAGAAGTACCCACATATTGTAAATGAAGAGACAGCAAAACCTACTTCTGTTCCAGAGGAAGTTCCAATTAAATCCAAAGTTAGTTGTAGATCCTGTAAAATTGACTTGGAAG AGGAAATGATTAGAGGCTTAACAACACTAAGTTGGGATCGAGTTGATGTTAGCTTCAGTGGTAGCAGGCAGAAATATCTCGCACATAATGCAATTCAG GTTCAGACTTACAGCATCAATTCCGATGGAGCTGATGTGGTCCAACATATGATTGACGATTTTCGGTTATAG
- the LOC127084040 gene encoding putative lipase ROG1 isoform X2 — MASVESEERVPQVQNSVDEDTNNNVEELNNKIKNTKTKKRNKNYFPRFGCFRIEHDDTGDGFDIQVVDASGHSSNPTHLIVMVNGLIGSAENWKYAAKQFLKRYPYDAIVHCSESNSSKLTFDGVDVTGDRLAEEVISVIKRHPSVQKISFIAHSLGGLIARYAIAKLYERDISKELSQGNEHCESQISKQECHDRKYEGKIAGLEPINFITSATPHLGCRGHKQVPLFCGFRSLEKTASRLSWFLGKTGKHLFLTDGKNGKPPLLLQMVHDSEDIKFMSALGSFKRRVAYANIRYDQMVGWSTSSIRHRNELPKRRHLKRHEKYPHIVNEETAKPTSVPEEVPIKSKVSCRSCKIDLEGILVE; from the exons ATGGCTTCCGTGGAATCAGAAGAACGAGTTCCCCAAGTTCAAAACAGCGTCGATGAAGACACAAACAACAACGTAGAGGAGCTCAATAACAAAATCAAAAACACCAAAACGAAGAAGAGGAATAAGAACTATTTCCCTAGATTTGGTTGTTTTAGAATCGAACACGATGATACAGGTGATGGTTTTGATATACAAGTTGTTGATGCTTCAGGTCACAGTTCTAACCCTACTCACTTGATCGTTATGGTTAATGGTCTCATTGGAAG TGCTGAGAATTGGAAATATGCTGCTAAACAGTTTCTGAAAAGGTACCCCTATGATGCTATTGTACATT GCAGTGAAAGTAATTCTTCAAAGTTGACATTTGATGGTGTTGATGTAACAGGAGATAGATTAGCAGAGGAG GTTATATCAGTTATAAAACGCCACCCAAGTGTTCAGAAAATTTCATTTATAGCTCATTCTTTAGGTGGCTTGATTGCAAGGTATGCAATAGCCAAGCTTTATGAACGAGATATTTCGAAGGAACTATCTCAAGGGAATGAACATTGTGAGAGTCAGATTTCAAAGCAAGAATGTCATGATAGAAAATATGAAGGAAAAATTGCAGGACTGGAGCCTATTAATTTTATTACGTCTGCAACGCCACACCTTGGTTGTAGAGGGCATAAGCAG GTTCCTCTGTTTTGTGGATTTCGCTCTTTGGAGAAAACAGCATCTCGTCTTTCATGGTTTCTTGGTAAAACAGGAAAGCACCTATTTTTAACTGATGGTAAGAATGGAAAGCCTCCTCTTCTTCTCCAGATGGTCCATGACTCCGAAGATATTAAATTCAT GTCTGCTTTGGGGTCCTTCAAACGCCGCGTTGCCTATGCAAATATTCGTTATGACC AGATGGTTGGATGGAGCACATCGTCTATAAGGCATAGAAACGAGCTTCCAAAG CGTCGACATCTTAAAAGACACGAGAAGTACCCACATATTGTAAATGAAGAGACAGCAAAACCTACTTCTGTTCCAGAGGAAGTTCCAATTAAATCCAAAGTTAGTTGTAGATCCTGTAAAATTGACTTGGAAG GTATTCTGGTGGAGTAA